From a single Nicotiana tomentosiformis chromosome 2, ASM39032v3, whole genome shotgun sequence genomic region:
- the LOC104116929 gene encoding F-box protein At5g49610-like isoform X2, with product MEFSEAGYAIGSDEWDDNIPDNWDDSIPDKWDNNILDTFKVFPSATKPQKGGLHLFADYDFTATYQMEEEKFPAHIIRKEDMKLKDVVKEHVLPFLPAKSLMKFRAVSKEWDKWIGGPLLTYQQSFLCQSLSGYFYQDTKMGWDPTFISLDHSASGVPNPALHFLPEKVKILSSCNGLLLCQGWEKYYVCNPATQDWKMLPLPQYYHGAEPAVVLAFEPSLRNIEVYYHVICAFPLLGQPIIGFEIYSSESNSWKCSSAYCTELENPSLVGGGLYMKGVAYYETTSNEVLAFAVKDELPAIISLPTMLVGRHGSLTQMEGELCYITAYNETGNVFLIDIYQGMEMSLKRSVSVNLGPNRSYTQECEVLPCVNSDAVVICVGSFIYLYHPREQKVERTMTSSGAIGYGRKFLPYINSLVTLH from the exons ATGGAATTCTCTGAAGCAGGCTATGCCATTGGCTCTGATGAGTGGGACGATAATATTCCTGATAACTGGGACGATAGTATTCCTGATAAATGGGACAATAATATTCTTGATACCTTCAAGGTATTTCCCTCAGCAACTAAACCTCAGAAAGGTGGACTTCACTTG TTTGCAGATTATGACTTCACTGCCACTTATCAGATGGAAGAGGAGAAATTTCCTGCACACATCATAAGGAAAGAGGACATGAAGCTCAAAGATGTGGTGAAGGAACATGTGCTCCCTTTCCTTCCTGCTAAATCGCTGATGAAGTTTAGGGCTGTATCCAAAGAATGGGATAAATGGATAGGTGGTCCCTTATTGACCTACCAACAAAGTTTCTTATGCCAGAGTCTTTCGGGCTACTTCTATCAAGATACGAAGATGGGATGGGATCCTACATTCATATCTCTGGACCATTCTGCAAGTGGAGTTCCCAACCCAGCACTTCATTTCTTGCCTGAAAAGGTCAAAATCCTAAGCTCTTGCAACGGCTTGCTCCTTTGTCAGGGGTGGGAGAAGTATTATGTTTGCAATCCTGCAACCCAAGACTGGAAAATGCTCCCTCTTCCTCAGTATTATCATGGAGCTGAACCAGCAGTTGTTCTTGCATTTGAGCCTTCTCTTCGTAACATTGAGGTGTATTATCATGTTATCTGCGCATTTCCTTTGCTTGGGCAGCCAATTATTGGCTTTGAGATTTATTCTTCAGAATCAAATTCCTGGAAGTGCTCATCTGCATACTGTACTGAGTTAGAAAATCCAAGTCTTGTTGGTGGGGGTTTGTATATGAAGGGGGTTGCGTACTATGAGACGACATCGAATGAAGTACTGGCATTTGCTGTAAAAGATGAGCTTCCTGCAATTATATCTTTACCTACTATGCTTGTTGGGAGACATGGATCCTTGACACAGATGGAAGGAGAGCTATGCTACATCACTGCTTATAATGAGACAGGAAATGTTTTCTTAATAGATATCTACCAAGGCATGGAAATGAGCTTGAAGCGCAGTGTTAGCGTCAATCTTGGACCCAATAGGAGTTACACTCAAGAATGCGAGGTACTACCCTGTGTTAACAGTGATGCTGTGGTGATTTGTGTAGGCAGCTTCATATACTTGTATCACCCCAGGGAGCAGAAAGTTGAACGTACTATGACGAGTTCAGGCGCTATTGGTTATGGCAGAAAGTTCCTGCCCTACATAAACAGCCTTGTTACCCTACACTGA
- the LOC104107570 gene encoding uncharacterized protein isoform X2 has protein sequence MINAIRLATIRAQPPAVFSNPLPYHIGRKSSEIRFRQVVTSSGQPDNSNKMGQTKKPADEAEHKAAFGDGYATRSDEEGFGGIYGGNKEDEEKITHGKAPEYDTNQGSEVKEKEKARNQRQAA, from the exons ATGATCAACGCAATAAGATTAGCCACAATTAGAGCACAACCACCGGCTGTATTCTCAAACCCTTTGCCTTACCATATTGGTCGAAAGTCCTCTGAAATCAGATTCAGACAAGTCGTAACCTCGTCTGGACAACCAGACAACAGCAACAAGATGGGTCAAACTAAGAAACCTGCAGACGAAGCAGAGCACAAAGCTGC CTTTGGAGATGGATATGCGACGAGATCGGATGAAGAAGGTTTTGGAGGCATCTATGGAGGAAACAAAGAGGATGAGGAAAAGATAACCCATGGAAAAGCCCCTG AGTATGATACTAATCAAGGAAGTGAAGTCAAAGAGAAGGAGAAGGCACGTAATCAGCGTCAAGCAGCTTGA
- the LOC104090283 gene encoding proline-rich receptor-like protein kinase PERK1: MDSSPDTASSNNSTDSSSSKSSPPSSDGPPPPSPSSDSSSSPPKNDSTPSSPPPKDESPPSSPPPQSPPPSPDAPPPKNDSLPPASPPPKDDQSSPSPPEDDNNQSPPSQSPPVQSPPPSSNTTPSPPAPKNPGSPPSPVFSPPLPASSQSPPAPHAAHLSPPPHSGPDRPSDKPPGSSGNNNSPPSSDSDSSSNNVAVIAGLAVGGLLVIVVIVLCVWCNKRKKKQRYYMGPPKGGDQYENYNSQWNRRQSMGDHVMKVPQSEMGIPQGGWAAATPHQATNSSSEFGSGFSGQAPGQGPLPPQSPNMGGLGGFSQSQFSYEELAKATDGFSQANLLGQGGFGYVHKGILTDGREVAIKSLKAGSGQGEREFQAEVEIISRVHHRHLVSLVGYCIANGQRMLVYEFVANKTLEFHLHGKGQPVMDWETRLKIALGSAKGLAYLHEDCQHRIIHRDIKAANILLDYNYEALVADFGLAKLTSDNNTHVSTRVMGTFGYLAPEYASSGKLTEKSDVFSYGVMLLELITGRRPVDPNDKYMEDSLVDWARPLLTRALEEGVYDGLVDMRLEGNYDTDELHRMVACAAASIRHSAKRRPKMSQIVRTLEGNASLEDLNDSARPGKTPSFAASSGVTQAYDTAMYNADMMKFRKMVMTTQEFNNGEHGSTPSE; encoded by the exons atggaTTCATCTCCTGATACTGCTTCCTCCAATAATAGTACTGATTCTAGTTCTAGCAAGAGTAGCCCTCCTTCTTCAGATGGACCTCCACCACCTTCACCTTCTTCAGATTCATCTTCATCACCACCAAAAAATGATTCTACTCCTTCATCTCCACCACCAAAAGATGAATCTCCTCCGTCGTCACCACCACCACAATCTCCTCCTCCTTCCCCTGACGCACCACCCCCCAAAAACGATTCTCTTCCACCAGCATCACCACCACCCAAAGATGATCAATCTTCTCCATCGCCACCAGAAGATGATAATAACCAATCCCCTCCTTCACAATCACCACCTGTACAATCTCCTCCACCATCATCCAACACTACACCATCACCACCTGCTCCTAAGAATCCAGGGTCTCCTCCATCACCTGTATTTTCTCCACCACTTCCTGCTTCTTCACAATCACCTCCAGCTCCTCATGCAGCACATTTGTCTCCTCCTCCACACTCTGGACCCGATCGACCATCAGATAAGCCACCTGGTTCCTCTGGAAATAACAATTCGCCGCCATCTTCTGATTCTGATTCCTCTTCAAATAATGTGGCTGTAATAGCTGGACTTGCCGTGGGCGGCTTATTGGTTATTGTGGTTATCGTTCTCTGCGTATGGTGTAATAAAAGGAAGAAGAAGCAGAGATACTATATGGGTCCACCTAAAG GAGGTGATCAATATGAAAATTATAACAGTCAGTGGAACAGACGTCAGTCTATGGGGGATCACGTCATGAAGGTACCACAGAGTGAAATGGGGATTCCTCAAGGTGGTTGGGCTGCAGCTACTCCACATCAGGCAACTAATTCAAGCAGCGAATTCGGCTCAGGTTTTTCAGGACAAGCGCCAGGCCAAGGACCATTGCCTCCTCAATCACCTAACATGGGTGGACTTGGTGGTTTCTCTCAAAGCCAATTCAGTTATGAGGAGTTAGCTAAGGCTACGGATGGATTTTCTCAGGCCAATCTGTTAGGCCAAGGTGGGTTCGGGTACGTGCACAAAGGTATTTTGACTGATGGAAGAGAGGTTGCTATCAAGAGTTTGAAAGCAGGCAGTGGACAAGGCGAACGAGAATTTCAGGCTGAAGTTGAGATCATTAGCCGAGTTCATCATCGTCATCTTGTGTCCCTTGTTGGATATTGTATTGCTAATGGACAGCGCATGTTGGTCTATGAATTTGTTGCCAACAAAACCTTGGAGTTCCACCTTCATG GGAAAGGTCAACCTGTCATGGATTGGGAAACCAGACTTAAAATTGCTTTGGGATCAGCCAAGGGACTGGCTTACCTCCATGAAGATT GCCAACATAGAATTATCCATCGCGACATCAAGGCTGCAAATATTCTACTAGACTACAATTATGAAGCCTTG GTGGCAGATTTCGGATTGGCTAAGCTTACTTCTGATAACAATACTCATGTCTCGACTCGTGTTATGGGAACATTCGG GTACTTGGCTCCTGAATATGCATCCAGTGGAAAGCTAACAGAGAAATCAGATGTGTTTTCATATGGAGTCATGCTGTTGGAACTCATAACCGGGAGGCGACCTGTTGATCCTAATGATAAATACATGGAAGATAGCTTAGTAGATTGG GCTAGGCCGCTTCTTACAAGAGCACTGGAAGAGGGAGTATATGACGGATTGGTAGACATGCGTCTTGAAGGAAACTATGATACAGATGAGCTACATCGCATGGTAGCCTGTGCTGCTGCTAGCATTCGCCATTCTGCTAAAAGACGCCCCAAAATGAGCCAG ATTGTACGTACCTTAGAAGGCAATGCATCATTGGAGGACTTGAACGATAGTGCAAGACCTGGAAAGACTCCTAGCTTTGCCGCCTCAAGCGGGGTGACCCAGGCCTATGATACTGCTATGTATAATGCTGACATGATGAAATTCAGGAAAATGGTTATGACAACCCAAGAATTCAACAACGGTGAACATGGAAGTACTCCAAGTGAGTAA
- the LOC104116929 gene encoding F-box protein At5g49610-like isoform X1: MKMEFSEAGYAIGSDEWDDNIPDNWDDSIPDKWDNNILDTFKVFPSATKPQKGGLHLFADYDFTATYQMEEEKFPAHIIRKEDMKLKDVVKEHVLPFLPAKSLMKFRAVSKEWDKWIGGPLLTYQQSFLCQSLSGYFYQDTKMGWDPTFISLDHSASGVPNPALHFLPEKVKILSSCNGLLLCQGWEKYYVCNPATQDWKMLPLPQYYHGAEPAVVLAFEPSLRNIEVYYHVICAFPLLGQPIIGFEIYSSESNSWKCSSAYCTELENPSLVGGGLYMKGVAYYETTSNEVLAFAVKDELPAIISLPTMLVGRHGSLTQMEGELCYITAYNETGNVFLIDIYQGMEMSLKRSVSVNLGPNRSYTQECEVLPCVNSDAVVICVGSFIYLYHPREQKVERTMTSSGAIGYGRKFLPYINSLVTLH; encoded by the exons GAAAATGGAATTCTCTGAAGCAGGCTATGCCATTGGCTCTGATGAGTGGGACGATAATATTCCTGATAACTGGGACGATAGTATTCCTGATAAATGGGACAATAATATTCTTGATACCTTCAAGGTATTTCCCTCAGCAACTAAACCTCAGAAAGGTGGACTTCACTTG TTTGCAGATTATGACTTCACTGCCACTTATCAGATGGAAGAGGAGAAATTTCCTGCACACATCATAAGGAAAGAGGACATGAAGCTCAAAGATGTGGTGAAGGAACATGTGCTCCCTTTCCTTCCTGCTAAATCGCTGATGAAGTTTAGGGCTGTATCCAAAGAATGGGATAAATGGATAGGTGGTCCCTTATTGACCTACCAACAAAGTTTCTTATGCCAGAGTCTTTCGGGCTACTTCTATCAAGATACGAAGATGGGATGGGATCCTACATTCATATCTCTGGACCATTCTGCAAGTGGAGTTCCCAACCCAGCACTTCATTTCTTGCCTGAAAAGGTCAAAATCCTAAGCTCTTGCAACGGCTTGCTCCTTTGTCAGGGGTGGGAGAAGTATTATGTTTGCAATCCTGCAACCCAAGACTGGAAAATGCTCCCTCTTCCTCAGTATTATCATGGAGCTGAACCAGCAGTTGTTCTTGCATTTGAGCCTTCTCTTCGTAACATTGAGGTGTATTATCATGTTATCTGCGCATTTCCTTTGCTTGGGCAGCCAATTATTGGCTTTGAGATTTATTCTTCAGAATCAAATTCCTGGAAGTGCTCATCTGCATACTGTACTGAGTTAGAAAATCCAAGTCTTGTTGGTGGGGGTTTGTATATGAAGGGGGTTGCGTACTATGAGACGACATCGAATGAAGTACTGGCATTTGCTGTAAAAGATGAGCTTCCTGCAATTATATCTTTACCTACTATGCTTGTTGGGAGACATGGATCCTTGACACAGATGGAAGGAGAGCTATGCTACATCACTGCTTATAATGAGACAGGAAATGTTTTCTTAATAGATATCTACCAAGGCATGGAAATGAGCTTGAAGCGCAGTGTTAGCGTCAATCTTGGACCCAATAGGAGTTACACTCAAGAATGCGAGGTACTACCCTGTGTTAACAGTGATGCTGTGGTGATTTGTGTAGGCAGCTTCATATACTTGTATCACCCCAGGGAGCAGAAAGTTGAACGTACTATGACGAGTTCAGGCGCTATTGGTTATGGCAGAAAGTTCCTGCCCTACATAAACAGCCTTGTTACCCTACACTGA
- the LOC104107571 gene encoding ATP-dependent DNA helicase DDM1-like isoform X2 — protein MVADADNGVKDVTKTDSPVSVLADEDTCKEEVSVKLEDEVFLDAKNGDVSLLSESMAKEEENLMKARVKEEEVNEPKEAPNLNDLQFSKLDELLTQTQLYSEFLLEKMDNITVNGVEDEEESGKDKKRGRGTKRKASTSYNNKKAKRAVAAMLSRSKEGGCIEDSTLTEEERVEKEQAELVPLLTGGKLKSYQLKGVKWLISLWQNGLNGILADQMGLGKTIQTIAFLAHLKGNGLDGPYLVIAPLSTLSNWVNEIERFVPSINTIIYHGDKKQRDELRRKHMPRSIGPKFPIVVTSYEIAMSDAKKYLRHYHWKYLVVDEGHRLKNSKCKLFRELKLLPIENKLLLTGTPLQNNLAELWSLLNFILPDIFSSLEEFESWFDLAGKCGNEAQKEEMEEKRRAQVVTKLHAILRPFLLRRLKVDVEQMLPRKKEIILYATMTEHQKKFQDHLINRTLEGYLLENMSRGHGFKYLTNLMIQLRKNCNHPDLLESAFDGSFCYPPVEQIVGQCGKFRLLDRLLSELFARKHKVLIFSQWTKVLDIMDYYFSEKGFDVRRIDGSVKLDERKRQIKEFNDVNSDCRIFLLSTRAGGLGINLTAADTCILYDSDWNPQMDLQAMDRCHRIGQTKPVHVYRLATALSVEGRILKRAFSKLKLEHVVIGKGQFKQERNKPTTDIMEEEDLLALLRDEDSEEDKLVQTDISDEDLQRVLDRSDLLAGPPSEDVSPESSVNALPLKGPGWEVVIPTATGGMLSTLNS, from the exons ATGGTTGCTGACGCAGATAACGGAGTGAAGGACGTTACTAAAACGGATTCTCCTGTTTCCGTCCTCGCAGATGAG GATACATGCAAAGAGGAGGTATCTGTCAAATTGGAGGATGAAGTATTTCTTGATGCAAAAAATGGGGATGTCTCTCTTTTATCTGAATCCATGGCGAAGGAAGAGGAAAACTTGATGAAAGCACGTGTAAAGGAGGAAGAAGTAAATGAGCCCAAAGAGGCCCCCAACTTGAATGACCTTCAATTTAGTAAGTTGGACGAGCTTCTTACACAGACCCAACTTTATTCAGAGTTCCTGCTGGAGAAGATGGATAACATCACAGTG AATGGAgtggaagatgaagaagaaagtGGTAAAGACAAGAAGAGGGGTCGTGGCACAAAAAGAAAGGCATCCACAAGTTATAATAAT AAGAAGGCCAAGAGAGCTGTTGCTGCCATGCTTTCAAGATCTAAAGAAGGTGGTTGTATTGAGGATTCAACCCTCACAGAGGAGGAGAGAGTTGAGAAGGAGCAGGCTGAACTTGTGCCCTTGCTGACTGGTGGAAAGTTGAAGTCTTATCAACTGAAGGGTGTCAAGTGGTTGATTTCATTATGGCAAAATGGGTTGAATGGGATTCTAGCTGATCAGATGGGACTTGGAAAGACCATTCAAACTATTGCTTTTCTTGCACATTTAAAGGGAAATGGGTTAGATGGGCCTTATTTGGTCATCGCCCCcctttcaactctttcaaattgGGTGAATGAGATAGAAAG GTTTGTCCCATCAATTAATACAATCATCTACCATGGAGACAAGAAACAAAGAGATGAGTTAAGGAGGAAGCACATGCCGAGGTCCATAGGTCCCAAATTTCCCATTGTAGTTACTTCTTATGAGATTGCGATGAGTGATGCCAAGAAATACCTGAGGCATTATCATTGGAAGTATCTTGTGGTTGATGAG GGGCACAGGTTAAAGAACTCAAAGTGCAAACTGTTCAGGGAACTTAAGCTGCTGCCGATTGAAAACAAGCTTCTATTAACTGGAACACCTCTGCAGAACAACTTAGCTGAGTTGTGGTCATTGTTAAATTTCATCTTACCAGATATATTTTCTTCCTTAGAAGAATTTGAGTCATG GTTTGACCTAGCTGGGAAGTGCGGAAATGAAGCCCAAAAGGAAGAAATGGAAGAGAAAAGGAGGGCACAA GTTGTTACGAAACTCCATGCAATTTTACGTCCTTTTCTCCTTCGGAGATTGAAAGTAGATGTTGAACAAATGCTTCCCCGAAAGAAAGAGATAATTTTATATGCTACCATGACTGAGCACCAGAAAAAGTTCCAGGACCATCTAATTAACAGGACATTGGAGGGTTATTTGCTTGAGAACATGTCCCGCG GGCATGGTTTTAAATATCTCACTAATTTGATGATTCAACTTCGCAAAAATTGCAATCATCCTGACCTCTTGGAGTCTGCATTTGACGGTTCTT TTTGTTATCCACCTGTAGAACAAATAGTTGGGCAATGTGGCAAGTTCCGCTTACTGGACAGGCTTTTGTCAGAACTGTTTGCTCGCAAGCACAAA GTGCTGATATTCTCTCAGTGGACTAAAGTACTTGACATAATGGATTACTATTTTAGTGAAAAGGGCTTTGATGTTCGTAGAATTGATGGCAGCGTGAAATTGGATGAAAGAAAAAGACAG ATCAAGGAGTTCAATGATGTTAACAGTGACTGCAGGATATTTCTTCTGAGCACTAGAGCTGGTGGCCTTGGCATTAATCTTACTGCTGCAGACACCTGCATTTTATATGACAGTGACTGG AATCCCCAAATGGATCTACAGGCTATGGATAGGTGTCATAGAATAGGTCAGACAAAACCTGTTCATGTTTATAGGCTTGCAACTGCTCTCTCGGTGGAG GGTCGAATCCTCAAAAGAGCTTTCAGCAAGTTGAAGCTTGAGCATGTAGTGATTGGAAAAGGACAGTTTAAGCAAGAAAGAAATAAGCCTACTACAGATATCATGGAG GAAGAGGACTTGTTGGCGCTTTTGAGAGATGAAGATAGCGAAGAGGACAAGTTAGTGCAGACGGATATTAGTGATGAGGATCTACAGAGGGTTTTAGATCGAAGTGATTTACTTGCTGGTCCTCCAAGTGAAGATGTTAGCCCTGAATCAAGTGTAAATGCCCTTCCTCTTAAAGGACCTGGTTGGGAAGTTGTTATTCCAACTGCAACTGGAGGCATGCTTTCTACGCTCAACAGCTGA
- the LOC104107571 gene encoding ATP-dependent DNA helicase DDM1-like isoform X1, giving the protein MVADADNGVKDVTKTDSPVSVLADEDTCKEEVSVKLEDEVFLDAKNGDVSLLSESMAKEEENLMKARVKEEEVNEPKEAPNLNDLQFSKLDELLTQTQLYSEFLLEKMDNITVQNGVEDEEESGKDKKRGRGTKRKASTSYNNKKAKRAVAAMLSRSKEGGCIEDSTLTEEERVEKEQAELVPLLTGGKLKSYQLKGVKWLISLWQNGLNGILADQMGLGKTIQTIAFLAHLKGNGLDGPYLVIAPLSTLSNWVNEIERFVPSINTIIYHGDKKQRDELRRKHMPRSIGPKFPIVVTSYEIAMSDAKKYLRHYHWKYLVVDEGHRLKNSKCKLFRELKLLPIENKLLLTGTPLQNNLAELWSLLNFILPDIFSSLEEFESWFDLAGKCGNEAQKEEMEEKRRAQVVTKLHAILRPFLLRRLKVDVEQMLPRKKEIILYATMTEHQKKFQDHLINRTLEGYLLENMSRGHGFKYLTNLMIQLRKNCNHPDLLESAFDGSFCYPPVEQIVGQCGKFRLLDRLLSELFARKHKVLIFSQWTKVLDIMDYYFSEKGFDVRRIDGSVKLDERKRQIKEFNDVNSDCRIFLLSTRAGGLGINLTAADTCILYDSDWNPQMDLQAMDRCHRIGQTKPVHVYRLATALSVEGRILKRAFSKLKLEHVVIGKGQFKQERNKPTTDIMEEEDLLALLRDEDSEEDKLVQTDISDEDLQRVLDRSDLLAGPPSEDVSPESSVNALPLKGPGWEVVIPTATGGMLSTLNS; this is encoded by the exons ATGGTTGCTGACGCAGATAACGGAGTGAAGGACGTTACTAAAACGGATTCTCCTGTTTCCGTCCTCGCAGATGAG GATACATGCAAAGAGGAGGTATCTGTCAAATTGGAGGATGAAGTATTTCTTGATGCAAAAAATGGGGATGTCTCTCTTTTATCTGAATCCATGGCGAAGGAAGAGGAAAACTTGATGAAAGCACGTGTAAAGGAGGAAGAAGTAAATGAGCCCAAAGAGGCCCCCAACTTGAATGACCTTCAATTTAGTAAGTTGGACGAGCTTCTTACACAGACCCAACTTTATTCAGAGTTCCTGCTGGAGAAGATGGATAACATCACAGTG CAGAATGGAgtggaagatgaagaagaaagtGGTAAAGACAAGAAGAGGGGTCGTGGCACAAAAAGAAAGGCATCCACAAGTTATAATAAT AAGAAGGCCAAGAGAGCTGTTGCTGCCATGCTTTCAAGATCTAAAGAAGGTGGTTGTATTGAGGATTCAACCCTCACAGAGGAGGAGAGAGTTGAGAAGGAGCAGGCTGAACTTGTGCCCTTGCTGACTGGTGGAAAGTTGAAGTCTTATCAACTGAAGGGTGTCAAGTGGTTGATTTCATTATGGCAAAATGGGTTGAATGGGATTCTAGCTGATCAGATGGGACTTGGAAAGACCATTCAAACTATTGCTTTTCTTGCACATTTAAAGGGAAATGGGTTAGATGGGCCTTATTTGGTCATCGCCCCcctttcaactctttcaaattgGGTGAATGAGATAGAAAG GTTTGTCCCATCAATTAATACAATCATCTACCATGGAGACAAGAAACAAAGAGATGAGTTAAGGAGGAAGCACATGCCGAGGTCCATAGGTCCCAAATTTCCCATTGTAGTTACTTCTTATGAGATTGCGATGAGTGATGCCAAGAAATACCTGAGGCATTATCATTGGAAGTATCTTGTGGTTGATGAG GGGCACAGGTTAAAGAACTCAAAGTGCAAACTGTTCAGGGAACTTAAGCTGCTGCCGATTGAAAACAAGCTTCTATTAACTGGAACACCTCTGCAGAACAACTTAGCTGAGTTGTGGTCATTGTTAAATTTCATCTTACCAGATATATTTTCTTCCTTAGAAGAATTTGAGTCATG GTTTGACCTAGCTGGGAAGTGCGGAAATGAAGCCCAAAAGGAAGAAATGGAAGAGAAAAGGAGGGCACAA GTTGTTACGAAACTCCATGCAATTTTACGTCCTTTTCTCCTTCGGAGATTGAAAGTAGATGTTGAACAAATGCTTCCCCGAAAGAAAGAGATAATTTTATATGCTACCATGACTGAGCACCAGAAAAAGTTCCAGGACCATCTAATTAACAGGACATTGGAGGGTTATTTGCTTGAGAACATGTCCCGCG GGCATGGTTTTAAATATCTCACTAATTTGATGATTCAACTTCGCAAAAATTGCAATCATCCTGACCTCTTGGAGTCTGCATTTGACGGTTCTT TTTGTTATCCACCTGTAGAACAAATAGTTGGGCAATGTGGCAAGTTCCGCTTACTGGACAGGCTTTTGTCAGAACTGTTTGCTCGCAAGCACAAA GTGCTGATATTCTCTCAGTGGACTAAAGTACTTGACATAATGGATTACTATTTTAGTGAAAAGGGCTTTGATGTTCGTAGAATTGATGGCAGCGTGAAATTGGATGAAAGAAAAAGACAG ATCAAGGAGTTCAATGATGTTAACAGTGACTGCAGGATATTTCTTCTGAGCACTAGAGCTGGTGGCCTTGGCATTAATCTTACTGCTGCAGACACCTGCATTTTATATGACAGTGACTGG AATCCCCAAATGGATCTACAGGCTATGGATAGGTGTCATAGAATAGGTCAGACAAAACCTGTTCATGTTTATAGGCTTGCAACTGCTCTCTCGGTGGAG GGTCGAATCCTCAAAAGAGCTTTCAGCAAGTTGAAGCTTGAGCATGTAGTGATTGGAAAAGGACAGTTTAAGCAAGAAAGAAATAAGCCTACTACAGATATCATGGAG GAAGAGGACTTGTTGGCGCTTTTGAGAGATGAAGATAGCGAAGAGGACAAGTTAGTGCAGACGGATATTAGTGATGAGGATCTACAGAGGGTTTTAGATCGAAGTGATTTACTTGCTGGTCCTCCAAGTGAAGATGTTAGCCCTGAATCAAGTGTAAATGCCCTTCCTCTTAAAGGACCTGGTTGGGAAGTTGTTATTCCAACTGCAACTGGAGGCATGCTTTCTACGCTCAACAGCTGA
- the LOC104107570 gene encoding uncharacterized protein isoform X1 has protein sequence MINAIRLATIRAQPPAVFSNPLPYHIGRKSSEIRFRQVVTSSGQPDNSNKMGQTKKPADEAEHKAADTMSSSFGDGYATRSDEEGFGGIYGGNKEDEEKITHGKAPEYDTNQGSEVKEKEKARNQRQAA, from the exons ATGATCAACGCAATAAGATTAGCCACAATTAGAGCACAACCACCGGCTGTATTCTCAAACCCTTTGCCTTACCATATTGGTCGAAAGTCCTCTGAAATCAGATTCAGACAAGTCGTAACCTCGTCTGGACAACCAGACAACAGCAACAAGATGGGTCAAACTAAGAAACCTGCAGACGAAGCAGAGCACAAAGCTGC GGACACAATGTCGAGCAGCTTTGGAGATGGATATGCGACGAGATCGGATGAAGAAGGTTTTGGAGGCATCTATGGAGGAAACAAAGAGGATGAGGAAAAGATAACCCATGGAAAAGCCCCTG AGTATGATACTAATCAAGGAAGTGAAGTCAAAGAGAAGGAGAAGGCACGTAATCAGCGTCAAGCAGCTTGA